A window of Companilactobacillus allii genomic DNA:
AGCCAAACAAGTCAATGAGATAGTTTCTCGATGTGCCTTTTGAGCATTTTCTTCAAATTTCTTCAATAACTCACTGCCGATACCTTGACCACGGAAATCTGGATCAATCGCAATTGAAAATACCAATTGATGTCCACCAAGCATCAAGTTTCTAGGTGATTTCTTAAACATCTTATCTGTGATATATCTATCTTTTACTGCTGGTCCTACAATGAATCCGACAATCTTATCATCATCATTTTGTGCCAGTAAGAAAGTATCAGTTAATTTTGATATTCTATCATCATAAACAGACTCACTGCCAGCTTCATCAACATTGAAACTAGCATGTTCAATCTTCATTATATCTTCTAAATCTTCTATTTTAGCAAATCTATATTTCATTATCTAATATTGCCTCCTACCTAATTCTACAACTATTCTGACTTTATTAAAAAAAACTACTGAAAAATATCAGTAGTTTTTTAGTTTATACATATTTGCGATACTTAATTTTTCGTAACCAATTTTGTTGAGCAGAAAAATTATAAAACTTGTTTTGACACTTAAAGTATTCACCATCGTTATTCAAATAGTATGAATTGGTTGTATCTTTACAATACATCTCGATGAGCTTATTTATTTTCCTCTTAGGTTTAGATTCAACGATTGGAACTGCAAGTTCAACACGTCTATCTAGATTCCTAGTCATAGTATCAGCTGAAGAAATCCAAACCTCATTAGTTCCATCACTATAATTGAATTTATAAATACGGCTATGTTCAAGTAATTCACCAACGATACTCTTGACTACTATATTTTCTTTTTGACCACAAATACCCAATCTTAATGAACAAGGACCTCTCACAATAATGCTAAATGGTAGCCCTAATCTGGCTGCTCGATAGATACCATTAATAATATCAATATCAGTCAGACCATTAACTTTCATAAATACTGAGCCTTTACCGTTTCGCAAATAATCCTGTGTAGCTTTCTTTATTTTATTCAAGATCATACGTTTTAAATTGTCTGGTGAAGCCGTCATTAATTCATATCCGTTAGAAATTTCCCCAGAAAGTCCATCGAAGAATTTAACAGCATCCCCAACGTATCGTTTATTACTAGTGTAGAAACTGATATCTGAAAAGACTTTGGATGTTATGGCGTTATAATTACCAGTTCCAATTTGGACATATCCTCTATCGTTTTGTAAAACTAGACAAATTTTGGCATGTACCTTATTAACTTTGTCACCATATAACACCCTGCACCCGGAATCCTTTAACTCCTTTGCAACCTCTAAGTTGTGCGCTTCATCAAACCTAGCTCTTAATTCAACAACTACTTTAACTGAAATTCCCTTACTGGCAGCTCTTTGTAATAGCTTAACTACTTGTGAGTTCTTCTCAGTACGATAAATCGTCATTTGAATATTGGTTGTTTTGGGATCATCCACTGCAGTATTTAAGAAGTTTAGAAATATTTCAAATGAGTCATATGGATACTGAACCAAAAGTGACTTATTATCCAAATGTCTCAAAATATTCTTTGACTTTTTCCAAGTCAAACCTTCAAAAGCTGGAAATACCAACTTTTGATTATTTTTGTACTTCTTAAATAATTTGTCCAAAACTTTTAAATTAACTGGCCCCGGAATAGCGTAAATACTCTTCTTACTAATACCAAATAATCCAGATAAGAAGCTACGTCCCTTATGTTCTGGACTATAAAACTCAACTCTAGTTATCTTACCAGGTCCACGATCATTGATATAATTTGTCATTTCAGACAAATACTTTTCATCACTTAATCCTTTATCCAAGAAATCATATTTCTTATTTTTGTCATAAGTCACACGATATACAAATTGCTTGGTTATCTTAAATTTTTGGATGATTTCTTCTAGATTATTAAAAATCAAATCTTCCAACAAAATATATTTATCAGGCACACCAGTATCAACTAATCTATCTAAATCTTCAGGTACCTGAATTGTATAATTCTTATCATCAGACACTAACAAAAAGTTCAAATCAGCTTTTGTTTTATTTTCAGGCGAGAATTCTTCTACCTTAATTTCATTTGAAATGACCTTATCATAATAATCATCAACTTGAGCTTTTTCCATAGAACTCAATTTGTAATATCTAGTTACTTCAAAAATGTTTTTTTCTTTTAATTCTTCAAGTACCAGCCCTAACGCTTGATACTCTTTGGTAATATTTCTAGAATTGAACTCATAAATCTGAGCTAATAATTCCGTTCCATTGAGGCCGGTACGTTTATCAACTCTATTTTTAGAGATCATAGTTTGAACATTATGTAATCTCACCCCAAAAAATTCATCCAAGTTATTAGAAGCAATTGAAAGAAATCTCAGCTTCTCCAACAAGGGAATTTTTTTATTAAAAGCCTGATCAATTACCCGATTATCGAATAATATCCAGCTCAAATCCCTATTATAATATTTATCCTTCATTCGCCACATCCTCTTTAAAAGAATCGTAATCGAACATTACTTGTTTCGTGTAACTATTGACAAAGTTCATTAATGAATTATCTAAATCTTTAAATTCCTCTCCAAATCCGATAATCAGTGGGTAGTTTGGGGAATGTGAATGTGCTCTGGCCAAAAGAATACAACAAACTGTAACGTAATCTTCAAATGATTCAAAGTCTAATTTATCTAAATTTATTGAAGTTTTCATATCCTTAAATTGACGCATATAAAAGCTATATTTCTTGGTATCAAAAGCACCCAAGAATGGATCAGATGCACTTTGCAATATTAATTGGCTATCAACAATATTTTGACCCTGACTGTTGTTTTTGTCAGTATACAATTCGTCATTGTTATAAATTGGAAGAGCTTGCTTTGCTTGAAGAACCAAATAATTTTTATCGAGATCTCTTAATAAGATCAAATAACAAAGTGTTCCAACACTACCTACACCAACGCTATGTCTAACTACATCTATAACGTTGAAATCTTCAAGAAATAACCTGACATCACTACGCTGTTTTTTCTTGTATTTACTATAGCCATCAATAAGTGCTTTAAAATCTTCTTTACTAATATGTTGTGTTACCGGCTTATTCTCAACAAATTTTCGTTCACCGAGTTCATTTACAGTCGTGTATTTTTCAATAACTAATTTTGAATTACTTTTTTGTGCTTTTTTAATACTTTTTGTAATCAGTTTCTCAAATGATTGTTGGAAATATTCCTCATTATCTTTTAAATCACCGAATATTTCAGTGATATTTTGTAAAGTATTAGGTAAAATAAAACGTTTCATTTCAGATATCTTAGTCATATGTTTCAAAGTATCAAAATAAGTATGAACCGTCTTCAATAAGAATTCCTGAATGTCAGTTTCTTCAAAAGAATGAGATCTAGCAACTAATAACGCACTTATCAAGAATCTTTTTAAGTCATATTCCCAATAACTCAAATGTGCCTCATCAAAATCATTCATGTCAAAAAGTAATTGTCCTTCTGATGAACCGTAGAAACCAAAGTTTCCCAGATGTGCATCCCCACCTATCAAAACCTTGATTCCACTATCAGGTCGGTTTGATAGATCATAATGCATAACATCAGCTGTTCCACGGAAATATGCAAACAGTGACTTCGACATTCGTTCACGTTTTACCTCAATTAATTCTGGAACTAATAACTTATTTTTGATATTTAAAATCTTATGAATATTTCTTTTCTCTGGTACAAATTGATCAAAATCTTCAGGAACCATGGTCGCAAAGTAACGGCCTTTAATAATTAATTGTTCCGTACTCTTAAAAGCGTCGGTATCCTGGAAAGTATATGGTGTAGGATTTGTCATCGTTTCATCTCCTTAAAGTAATTATACAATAGTGCGACTAAATAATTAGTGACAATTGTACGTTTAGTTCAGGGATTATATGAAATTGAACTTAAATTAATCTTTATTCCTTGCTTGATCCTAATTAAATTACGTAATGTATGTTTAATTCGCTCTAAAGTTAATTGATTGTCAAAATATACGAACGTACGTTTAGAAAAAACTAAAAATAAGTTATAATTGGAACACATACTAAATATACTAAGGAGAATCAACTAATGGACATTTCACTATTAAAACAAGTACTTACAACTACCAATAAAATTGCACTAAGTACGTCGATCGATAACCAGGCGAATGTTAAAATCGTTAACTTTGTTTGGTTTGATAACACTCCAGACACATTATATTTCTCATCTGTTCGTGGTACCAATGGTGTTGCTGACTACGACAAAAGCCCAAGTGTTGCCATTATTACTATTCCTAACAGTGATACAATTGGTAATCCCTACATTAGAACACAAAATGTCACTTTACAGCATTCAGACAAAGTAATGAAAGACCTGTTACCACGTTATTTGGAAACAGTTCCCAATTATCAAAAGGTGTGGGAATTAATTGGTCCTAAACTACAAGTATTTGAATTGAAACTGCGAGATGTCTATGTTGACGCTGGTTTAGATAAAGAAAAAGTTATTTTGAAATTTAAAAATTAAAACATGTGCCAAAACACAATTCAATATAATTCAAGAGGTGTCTTGATATAACTTGTTTTCTTACGAAAACGTGTGCCAAAACACAATTTTCTCGATATAAGCCTAAAAGGCCAGTATTTACATGCGTAAATACTGGCCTTTTAGGCTTATAAACGAAAACTGAACGTGTTTTGTCACACTCTCTAAAATATATTAAACATTCCTATAATCTTAATCACAACAATCGCCAGCAACATACTTAATGCGGCATGAACCATAAACAAAATTGAAAATGACGTGAATTCAAGTAAGTAATTATTTAAAGTATCCATCTTACCCAATAAAATAAACACATTACCAATTACAAATTGAACAACTACCCAAGGTAGTATTCCTTTATTTACTGTTTGAAAATCAGCATCACTCAAATCATATCCAGTACTAGCAATCATGATTGTTAGTACTAAATACAATAAGATCATCGACCAAGTTCCGTTTGTATATGACGTCTTAAGATTATTCAA
This region includes:
- a CDS encoding GNAT family N-acetyltransferase; amino-acid sequence: MKYRFAKIEDLEDIMKIEHASFNVDEAGSESVYDDRISKLTDTFLLAQNDDDKIVGFIVGPAVKDRYITDKMFKKSPRNLMLGGHQLVFSIAIDPDFRGQGIGSELLKKFEENAQKAHRETISLTCLADRIPFYEKNGYIDKGISESKHGNETWHNMEKSL
- the ppk1 gene encoding polyphosphate kinase 1; amino-acid sequence: MKDKYYNRDLSWILFDNRVIDQAFNKKIPLLEKLRFLSIASNNLDEFFGVRLHNVQTMISKNRVDKRTGLNGTELLAQIYEFNSRNITKEYQALGLVLEELKEKNIFEVTRYYKLSSMEKAQVDDYYDKVISNEIKVEEFSPENKTKADLNFLLVSDDKNYTIQVPEDLDRLVDTGVPDKYILLEDLIFNNLEEIIQKFKITKQFVYRVTYDKNKKYDFLDKGLSDEKYLSEMTNYINDRGPGKITRVEFYSPEHKGRSFLSGLFGISKKSIYAIPGPVNLKVLDKLFKKYKNNQKLVFPAFEGLTWKKSKNILRHLDNKSLLVQYPYDSFEIFLNFLNTAVDDPKTTNIQMTIYRTEKNSQVVKLLQRAASKGISVKVVVELRARFDEAHNLEVAKELKDSGCRVLYGDKVNKVHAKICLVLQNDRGYVQIGTGNYNAITSKVFSDISFYTSNKRYVGDAVKFFDGLSGEISNGYELMTASPDNLKRMILNKIKKATQDYLRNGKGSVFMKVNGLTDIDIINGIYRAARLGLPFSIIVRGPCSLRLGICGQKENIVVKSIVGELLEHSRIYKFNYSDGTNEVWISSADTMTRNLDRRVELAVPIVESKPKRKINKLIEMYCKDTTNSYYLNNDGEYFKCQNKFYNFSAQQNWLRKIKYRKYV
- a CDS encoding DUF2252 domain-containing protein, with the translated sequence MTNPTPYTFQDTDAFKSTEQLIIKGRYFATMVPEDFDQFVPEKRNIHKILNIKNKLLVPELIEVKRERMSKSLFAYFRGTADVMHYDLSNRPDSGIKVLIGGDAHLGNFGFYGSSEGQLLFDMNDFDEAHLSYWEYDLKRFLISALLVARSHSFEETDIQEFLLKTVHTYFDTLKHMTKISEMKRFILPNTLQNITEIFGDLKDNEEYFQQSFEKLITKSIKKAQKSNSKLVIEKYTTVNELGERKFVENKPVTQHISKEDFKALIDGYSKYKKKQRSDVRLFLEDFNVIDVVRHSVGVGSVGTLCYLILLRDLDKNYLVLQAKQALPIYNNDELYTDKNNSQGQNIVDSQLILQSASDPFLGAFDTKKYSFYMRQFKDMKTSINLDKLDFESFEDYVTVCCILLARAHSHSPNYPLIIGFGEEFKDLDNSLMNFVNSYTKQVMFDYDSFKEDVANEG
- a CDS encoding pyridoxamine 5'-phosphate oxidase — its product is MDISLLKQVLTTTNKIALSTSIDNQANVKIVNFVWFDNTPDTLYFSSVRGTNGVADYDKSPSVAIITIPNSDTIGNPYIRTQNVTLQHSDKVMKDLLPRYLETVPNYQKVWELIGPKLQVFELKLRDVYVDAGLDKEKVILKFKN